The DNA sequence TGGCGAACATCCCCGGGCCGCCGTGCTGCAGGCTGGCGTGCAGGATGTCGGGGGTGTTGACGAACAGATTCGGCCGACGGAAGTCGGCGAGTTCGGCGATCTGCTGGCCGAACTCCGTGATCTCGGATTTTGTTGTCCGCCAGGTGAAGTACGAGTAGGACTGGGTGAACCCCAACTTGGCCAGGCCGTACTGGCGCGCCGGTGGCGTGAACGCCTCGGATAGAAACAGCACATCCGGATCGATGTTCTTGACGGCGGCGATCAACCAGAGCCAGAAGTCCGGGGGCTTGGTGTGCGGGTTGTCCACTCGAAAGATCTTCACCCCGTGGTCCATCCAGAACCCGACCACCCGCAGCACCTCGGCGTACAGGCCGGCCGGATCGTTGTCGAAGTTCAGCGGGTAGATGTCCTGGTATTTCTTCGGTGGGTTCTCTGCGTAGGCGATGGTGCCGTCGGGCAGCTCGGTGAACCATTCCCGATGCTGGGTGGCCCAGGGATGATCCGGTGCGCACTGCAACGCCAGGTCCAGTGCGACCTCCAGGTCGAGCCGGCGCGCCGCGGCGACGAAGTCGTCGAAGTCGCCGATGTCGCCCAGTTCCGGATGCACCGCGTCGTGGCCGCCCTCGACGCTGCCGATGGCCCACGGCGAACCGACGTCGCCGGGTTCGGCGGTCGCGGAGTTGTTGCGGCCCTTACGGTGCACACGGCCGATGGGGTGGATCGGTGGCAGGTACACCACGTCGAAGCCCATCTGTGCGATCCGGGGCAGTGCCGTGGCCGCGGTGGCGAACGTGCCGTGCACCGGGCGCCCGTCGGCGTCCCAGCCGCCGGTCGAGCGCGGAAACATCTCGTACCACGCGCCCCGGCGTGCCAGCGGCCGATCCACCCAGACCTGATGCTCGACACCGGCGGTGACCAGCTCACGTAGCGGGTAGCGGGCCAACAGTTCGTCGAGTTCGGCCGACAGCGCCGGCGCGGCCCGCGACACCGGGTCGCCTGAGGCACGCAACGCCGCGGCTGCCGCCAGCACTGGTTCACGCTGTGCGGTCGGCACCCCGGCTGCGGCACGGTCGAACAAGTCGGCGCCGATCAACAGGTCGTTGGACAGTTCGGCCGCGGCCTGGCCGGCATCCAGCTTGGCGGTCACCGCGTGTCGCCAGCTCTGCAACGGGTCCCCCCAACCCTCGACCCGGAAAGTCCACAACCCGACGGCGTCGGGGGTGAAGGCGCCGTGGAAGACATAGGCGTCGAACCCGGTGTGCATGGGCAGACGCAGGGCCGAGCCGGTCGAGGTCGCGGGCAGGGGGTCGCCGGGCAGCGGATAGCGCCGCCCGACGTAACGCACCACCAACGTCGCAGCGACCGCCTCATGGCCTTCCCGCCAGACCGTAGCCTTGACCGGCACGGTCTCACCGACCACGGCCTTGGCCGGGTAGCGGCCGCACGAGACGACCGGCTCGACATCGTCGACCTCGACTCGGCCAGCCACCACACTCCGTTCGTCGTCGGGCTGTAGCCCACGGTAGCCGTCGTCCGGGGGACCTGGCATCACGCAACATGTTCGCAACCGAATTGTCAGGTCTAGGCGGCAGTCGCAGATTCGCGTCGCCGGTAGTGTGGTCAAGCGTGAAGGCCCTCCGCCGGTTCACCGTTCGCGCCCACCTACCCGAGCGGCTGCTGGCCCTCGAGCAGCTGTCGATGAACCTGCGCTGGTCGTGGGAGCAGCCAACGCAGGAGCTCTTCGCCGCCATAGACCCCGAATTGTGGGACGGTTGTGGGCGTGATCCGGTAGCGCTGCTGGGGGCGGTCAGTCCCGGGCGGCTCGAGGCGCTGGCCGCCGACCAGGAGTTCACCGCCCGGCTCGATGCGCTGGCTGCCGACCTCGCGGCGTACTTGACCAGGCCGAGGTGGTATCAGCACCAGCAGGCCGGTGGGGCGGCGCTGCCGACGGCGGTCGCCTACTTCTCGATGGAATTCGGGGTCGCCGAAGCTCTGCCCAACTACTCGGGCGGCCTGGGGATCCTGGCCGGGGATCACCTGAAGTCAGCGTCGGATCTGGGCGTGCCGTTGATCGCGGTGGGGCTGTACTACCGGTCCGGATATTTCCGTCAGGCGCTGACCGCCGACGGCTGGCAACGCGAAACCTATCCGGCACTGGACCCGCAGGGGCTGCCGTTGCGGCTGCTGGTCGATGCCGACGGCAGACCGGTGCTGATCGATGTGGCGTTGCCCGGTGCCGGGCGGTTGCGGGCCCGGATCTGGGTCGCACAAGTGGGTCGAGTGCCGTTGTTGCTGCTGGATTCCGATATCGGTGAGAACCCGCACCAGCTGCGCGGAATCACCGACCGGCTCTACGGCGGCGACCAGGAGCATCGGATCCGTCAGGAGATCTTGGCGGGGATCGGCGGCGTGCGGGCCATCCGCGAATTCACCCGGTTGCAGGGCATGCCCGCTCCCGAGGTTTTTCACATGAACGAGGGGCACGCGGGCTTCCTCGGCGTCGAACGCATCCGTGAGCTGATCGCCGAGCAGGGTCTGGACTTCGACACCGCATTGGCCGTAGTCCGGTCGGCGACGGTGTTCACCACCCATACCCCGGTGCCGGCCGGAATCGACCGGTTTCCGGCCGACATGGTGCGCCGCTACTTCGACGACGGCGGTGATGCTTTGGTCGCCGGGGTGCCCACCGCGCGGATCATGGAACTGGGCGTGGAACACGATCCCGGCATGTTCAACATGGCCCACATGGGCCTGCGGCTCGCGCAGCGCGCCAACGGTGTCTCCCGGCTGCACGGGCGCGTCAGCCGGGTGATGTTCAACGACCTGTGGCCCGGGTTCGACGGCGACGAGGTGCCGATCGGCTCGATCACCAATGGCGTGCACGCGCCGAGTTGGGCGGCGCCGCCGTGGTTGCAGCTCAGTCGCGATGTGGCCGCGACCGACTCGTTCAGTGAGCCCGCGGCCTGGCAGCGCCTGCAACAGGTCGATCCCGTGACGCTGTGGTCCATCCGCTCGCAGCTGCGGGCACTGCTCGTCGACGAGGTCCGGCTGCGGCTGCTGCAATCCGGATTGGAACGCGGTTCCTCGGAAGCCGAGTTGGGTTGGATCGCTACGGCATTCGACCCTGACGTGCTGACCATCGGCTTCGCCCGGCGGGTGCCGACGTACAAGCGGCTGACGCTGATGCTGCGCGATCCCGACCGACTCGAGCAGCTGCTGCTCGATGAGCAGCGTCCCGTCCAGCTGATCGTCGCCGGCAAGTCTCATCCGGCCGACGACGACGGCAAGGCGCTGATTCAGCAGGTGGTGCGGTTCGCCGATCGCCCGGAGGTGCGGCACCGCATCGCCTTCCTGCCCGACTACGACATGTCGATGGCGCGGCGGCTTTACTCGGGATGCGATGTCTGGCTCAACAATCCGCTGCGCCCGTTGGAGGCCTGCGGCACCTCGGGAATGAAGAGCGCGCTCAACGGCGGGCTGAACCTGTCGATTCGCGACGGCTGGTGGGACGAGTGGTTCGACGGGCAGAACGGCTGGGCGATTCCCACCGCGGACGGTGTCGCCGACGAGAATCGGCGTGACGATCTGGAAGCTGCGGCGCTCTACGATCTGCTGGCGTCATCGGTGGTGCCGAAGTTCTACGAGCGCGACGACCGGGGCGTGCCGCCGCGCTGGATGGAGATGGTGCACCACACCCTGCAGACGCTGGGGCCGAAGGTACTGGCATCGCGGATGGTGCACGACTACGTGGAGCAGTGTTATGCCCCCGCCGCTCAATCCTTGCGGCGCACCTGCGAGCCGATCGACGGGGTGCCCTACGGTGCGGCCCGTCAGCTGGCCGACTACCGGCGCCGAGCGGAGGCGGCCTGGCCGCACATCCAGATCACCGACGTCGACAGCACCGGGCTGCCCGACGCGCCCTGGTTGGGATCGGAGCTGACCCTGACCGCCTCGGTGCGCCTGGCCGGCTTGCGGCCGGACGAGGTGGTGGTGCAGGCGGTGCTGGGCCGGGTGGATTCCGGTGACACCCTGCTGGATCCGGTCACCGTGGCGATGTCGCACGTCCACACCGACTCTGACGGAACGGAAGTTTTCTCCACGACCAGTCG is a window from the Mycobacterium sp. SVM_VP21 genome containing:
- the glgP gene encoding alpha-glucan family phosphorylase, encoding MKALRRFTVRAHLPERLLALEQLSMNLRWSWEQPTQELFAAIDPELWDGCGRDPVALLGAVSPGRLEALAADQEFTARLDALAADLAAYLTRPRWYQHQQAGGAALPTAVAYFSMEFGVAEALPNYSGGLGILAGDHLKSASDLGVPLIAVGLYYRSGYFRQALTADGWQRETYPALDPQGLPLRLLVDADGRPVLIDVALPGAGRLRARIWVAQVGRVPLLLLDSDIGENPHQLRGITDRLYGGDQEHRIRQEILAGIGGVRAIREFTRLQGMPAPEVFHMNEGHAGFLGVERIRELIAEQGLDFDTALAVVRSATVFTTHTPVPAGIDRFPADMVRRYFDDGGDALVAGVPTARIMELGVEHDPGMFNMAHMGLRLAQRANGVSRLHGRVSRVMFNDLWPGFDGDEVPIGSITNGVHAPSWAAPPWLQLSRDVAATDSFSEPAAWQRLQQVDPVTLWSIRSQLRALLVDEVRLRLLQSGLERGSSEAELGWIATAFDPDVLTIGFARRVPTYKRLTLMLRDPDRLEQLLLDEQRPVQLIVAGKSHPADDDGKALIQQVVRFADRPEVRHRIAFLPDYDMSMARRLYSGCDVWLNNPLRPLEACGTSGMKSALNGGLNLSIRDGWWDEWFDGQNGWAIPTADGVADENRRDDLEAAALYDLLASSVVPKFYERDDRGVPPRWMEMVHHTLQTLGPKVLASRMVHDYVEQCYAPAAQSLRRTCEPIDGVPYGAARQLADYRRRAEAAWPHIQITDVDSTGLPDAPWLGSELTLTASVRLAGLRPDEVVVQAVLGRVDSGDTLLDPVTVAMSHVHTDSDGTEVFSTTSRLPVAGSVGYTVRVLPCHPLLSGDAELGLVTLA
- a CDS encoding alpha-1,4-glucan--maltose-1-phosphate maltosyltransferase; this encodes MAGRVEVDDVEPVVSCGRYPAKAVVGETVPVKATVWREGHEAVAATLVVRYVGRRYPLPGDPLPATSTGSALRLPMHTGFDAYVFHGAFTPDAVGLWTFRVEGWGDPLQSWRHAVTAKLDAGQAAAELSNDLLIGADLFDRAAAGVPTAQREPVLAAAAALRASGDPVSRAAPALSAELDELLARYPLRELVTAGVEHQVWVDRPLARRGAWYEMFPRSTGGWDADGRPVHGTFATAATALPRIAQMGFDVVYLPPIHPIGRVHRKGRNNSATAEPGDVGSPWAIGSVEGGHDAVHPELGDIGDFDDFVAAARRLDLEVALDLALQCAPDHPWATQHREWFTELPDGTIAYAENPPKKYQDIYPLNFDNDPAGLYAEVLRVVGFWMDHGVKIFRVDNPHTKPPDFWLWLIAAVKNIDPDVLFLSEAFTPPARQYGLAKLGFTQSYSYFTWRTTKSEITEFGQQIAELADFRRPNLFVNTPDILHASLQHGGPGMFAIRAVLAATLGPAWGVYSGFELFEDRPVHEGSEEYLDSEKYELRPRDFARAIAEGRSLEPFIARLNEIRRLHPAFNQLRTAHFHHVDNDTLLAYSKFDPATGDTVLVVVTLNPFSAEQATLHLDMWALGMPDYQRFWVRDQISGEDYNWGQDNYVRLDPAHAVAHIVTMPPINPDARTELLRR